A single genomic interval of Nocardia bhagyanarayanae harbors:
- a CDS encoding PQQ-dependent sugar dehydrogenase — protein sequence MGPVRTNRLAAVCAVLLVLAAVSGCGEERSETDRESSPVVTTTVASSPSGVPDLATPEEVAQGIDVPWGLAFLPDGAALVAERDTAKIMRVVPGRAPEEVYEVPGVVARGEGGLLGLAVSPQYAENGYVYAYFTADADNRIVRFRLDGAPEVVFEGIAKAGNHNGGRIAFGPDGMLYVGTGDAGRSALSQDPASPNGKILRLTPEGEPAPGNPTPDSPVYSLGHRNVQGLAWDRAGRLFAAEFGQNRLDEINLVEPNRNYGWPAVEGGGGAGRGYVDPVVTWTTSEASPSGIAIAGDTLYAAALRGERLWTVPLVNGSVGEPRAMFEERYGRLRTVEVAADGALWLTTSNTDGRGDVRQGDDRILRFPAR from the coding sequence ATGGGACCTGTGCGAACGAATCGGCTAGCGGCGGTCTGCGCCGTCCTGCTCGTCCTGGCGGCGGTGAGCGGGTGCGGCGAGGAGCGTTCCGAAACGGACCGGGAGTCTTCGCCGGTCGTGACGACCACCGTCGCGAGCAGTCCGTCGGGGGTGCCCGATCTCGCCACCCCCGAGGAAGTGGCGCAAGGGATCGACGTCCCGTGGGGGCTGGCGTTTCTGCCCGACGGCGCCGCTCTGGTCGCCGAGCGCGATACCGCGAAGATCATGCGGGTGGTCCCCGGCCGGGCGCCGGAAGAGGTGTACGAGGTGCCCGGCGTTGTCGCTCGCGGGGAGGGTGGCCTGCTCGGCCTCGCGGTGTCGCCGCAGTATGCCGAGAACGGCTATGTCTACGCCTATTTCACCGCGGACGCGGACAACCGGATCGTGCGTTTCCGGCTCGACGGCGCGCCGGAGGTAGTCTTCGAGGGAATCGCGAAGGCGGGCAACCACAATGGTGGACGGATCGCGTTCGGTCCCGACGGCATGCTGTATGTCGGCACCGGCGACGCGGGGCGCAGCGCGCTGTCGCAGGATCCGGCCTCGCCGAACGGCAAGATCCTGCGTCTCACGCCCGAAGGCGAACCGGCGCCCGGCAATCCGACCCCGGACTCGCCGGTCTACAGCCTCGGTCACCGCAACGTCCAGGGCCTCGCCTGGGATCGCGCGGGACGGTTGTTCGCCGCCGAGTTCGGCCAGAATCGTTTGGACGAGATCAATCTCGTCGAACCGAACCGCAACTACGGCTGGCCCGCGGTGGAGGGCGGTGGCGGCGCGGGACGCGGCTACGTCGACCCCGTCGTCACCTGGACGACGTCGGAGGCGTCCCCGTCCGGTATCGCGATCGCGGGCGACACCCTGTACGCCGCCGCGCTGCGCGGCGAAAGGCTGTGGACCGTACCGTTGGTGAACGGATCGGTCGGCGAGCCGCGCGCGATGTTCGAGGAGCGCTACGGCCGCCTGCGCACCGTCGAGGTCGCCGCGGACGGAGCGCTGTGGCTGACCACCTCGAACACCGACGGCCGCGGCGACGTGCGCCAGGGCGACGATCGCATCCTCCGATTCCCCGCTCGCTGA